A window from Streptomyces sp. NBC_00335 encodes these proteins:
- a CDS encoding LuxR C-terminal-related transcriptional regulator yields MGLDAHLETVYRGMLMQPTGGMAELVQRTGLSEAQVRDSLDQLVDLGLLTPSRDTAGGLRPVSPEAGLEQLLRRQEEDLIRRRHALDLSKAAAARAVAEYAGLRPNTETDGTERLVGLDAIQSRLETLTEEMTSECLAIAPGGAQSQASLDASRVLDEKALALGIDMRVIYQDSARNDLATLAYAQWTTENGGEVRTSPLLPPRLLVFDRTTAIVPIDPANSRLGALCTTAPGIVASIVTLFEQTWNTAVPLGATRARPLQDGITQNERELLKLLASGMTDEAAGKRLGVSLRTVRRQMSALMERLEATSRFEAGLKASQRGWL; encoded by the coding sequence TTGGGACTTGATGCGCATCTGGAGACCGTCTACCGGGGGATGCTGATGCAGCCCACCGGCGGCATGGCCGAACTCGTGCAGCGGACGGGGCTCTCCGAAGCCCAGGTGAGGGACAGCCTGGATCAACTCGTGGACCTGGGCCTGCTCACACCGTCCCGGGACACCGCCGGCGGGCTGCGCCCCGTCAGCCCGGAGGCCGGCCTGGAGCAATTACTGCGCCGCCAGGAAGAGGACCTGATCCGCCGCCGGCACGCGCTGGACCTGAGCAAGGCGGCCGCCGCCCGCGCGGTGGCCGAGTACGCGGGCCTCCGGCCCAACACGGAGACCGACGGCACCGAACGCCTGGTGGGACTCGACGCCATCCAGTCCCGGCTGGAGACGCTCACAGAAGAGATGACCAGCGAATGCCTCGCCATCGCACCGGGGGGCGCCCAGTCCCAGGCGAGCCTGGACGCTTCCCGGGTCCTGGACGAGAAGGCCCTGGCCCTGGGCATCGACATGCGCGTCATCTATCAGGACAGCGCGAGGAACGACCTGGCCACCCTCGCGTACGCGCAATGGACGACCGAGAACGGCGGCGAGGTACGCACCAGCCCTCTGCTCCCCCCGCGCCTCCTGGTCTTCGACCGCACGACCGCCATCGTCCCGATCGATCCGGCCAACTCCCGCCTCGGCGCCCTGTGCACCACCGCACCCGGCATCGTCGCCTCGATCGTCACCCTCTTCGAACAGACCTGGAACACGGCCGTCCCCCTCGGCGCGACCCGCGCGCGGCCCCTTCAGGACGGCATCACGCAGAACGAACGCGAACTGCTCAAACTGCTGGCCTCCGGGATGACCGACGAGGCCGCCGGCAAACGTCTCGGCGTCTCCCTGCGCACCGTACGCCGCCAGATGTCCGCCCTGATGGAACGCCTGGAAGCCACCAGCCGCTTCGAGGCCGGCCTCAAAGCCTCCCAACGCGGCTGGCTCTGA